One genomic segment of Carassius auratus strain Wakin chromosome 29, ASM336829v1, whole genome shotgun sequence includes these proteins:
- the LOC113048110 gene encoding ragulator complex protein LAMTOR4-like produces MTTALTQGLERIPDQTGYLVISEEGVLASAGELENDEHTAGVIMQMVRTACRFRLHGTAEPPFKRMSVMFEDYVYAVTISGQKVFVVKRQNNQREPVIV; encoded by the exons ATG ACCACCGCTCTGACCCAAGGTTTAGAGAGAATACCCGACCAGACCGGCTATTTGGTTATCAGTGAGGAAGGTGTACTGGCG TCCGCAGGAGAGCTGGAGAATGACGAGCACACGGCAGGAGTGATCATGCAGATGGTCAGAACAGCTTGCCGTTTCAGATTGCATGGGACAGCTGAGCCCCCTTTCAAACGCATGTCAG tgaTGTTTGAAGACTACGTTTATGCTGTGACCATCTCCGGACAGAAGGTTTTTGTAGTCAAAAGACAGAACAACCAGCGGGAACCTGTTATTGTGTAG
- the LOC113048109 gene encoding V-type proton ATPase subunit F-like, with protein MSGRGKLIAVIGDEDTCTGFLLGGVGELNKNRKPNLLVVEKETSIAEIEETFKSFLARSDIGIILINQFIAEMIRHAIDAHMESIPAVLEIPSKEHPYDASKDSILRRAKGMFSAEDFR; from the exons ATGTCTGGACGGGGGAAACTGATCGCCGTTATAGGGGATGAAGACACGTGTACCGGATTCCTCCTCGGAGGGGTCGGAGAGCTGAACAAAAACCGAAAACCCAATTTATTGGTGGTGGAAAAGGAAACTAGCATCGCAGAGATAGAGGAGACCTTCAA GAGTTTCCTGGCTCGCAGTGACATTGGCATCATCCTCATCAACCAGTTCATCGCAGAGATGATTCGTCACGCTATAGATGCCCACATGGAGTCGATCCCGGCCGTCCTGGAGATTCCTTCAAAAGAGCATCCGTATGACGCCTCCAAAGACTCCATCCTGCGGCGGGCCAAGGGCATGTTTTCAGCAGAAGACTTCCGATAA